One window of Siniperca chuatsi isolate FFG_IHB_CAS linkage group LG15, ASM2008510v1, whole genome shotgun sequence genomic DNA carries:
- the crip2 gene encoding cysteine-rich protein 2 isoform X2 gives MLPASVSGAERNTCCAVEKRARGRRESGRRSEQTKQITFTRPHNNMASKCPKCDKTVYFAEKVSSLGKDWHKLCLKCDRCNKLLNAGGHAEHDGRPYCHKPCYAALFGPKGVNIGGAGSYVYDTPANNNPSPTSVDSATKSEEKRVFAPKAASKAGSITTFSGEANLCPRCSKRVYFAEKVTSLGKDWHRPCLRCERCSKTLAPGSHAEHDGQPYCHKPCYAVLFGPKGVNTGGVGSYIYDKEPSAVTEP, from the exons ATGCTCCCAGCTTCTGTGAGCGGAGCGGAGCGGAACACTTGCTGTGCTGTGGAGAAAAGGGCCAGAGGACGGAGAGAAAGTGGACGCCGCTccgaacaaacaaaacagatcaCTTTCACtcgaccccacaacaacatggCTTCAAAGTGCCCCAAGTGTGACAAGACCGTGTATTTCG CTGAAAAGGTGTCATCACTCGGGAAGGACTGGCACAAGTTGTGTCTCAAGTGTGACCGCTGCAACAAGCTCCTGAACGCTGGAGGCCACGCTGAG CACGATGGAAGGCCCTACTGCCACAAACCATGCTATGCTGCCCTCTTTGGGCCCAAAG GTGTGAACATTGGTGGAGCCGGCTCTTATGTGTACGATACTCCAGCCAACAACAACCCGTCTCCCACTAGTGTGGATTCAGCTACCAAATCTGAGGAGAAGCGAGTGTTCGCACCCAAGGCAGCGTCGAAAG CTGGCAGCATCACCACTTTTTCTGGAGAGGCCAACCTGTGTCCCCGATGCAGCAAGAGGGTGTATTTTG CTGAGAAGGTGACATCACTGGGCAAGGACTGGCATCGACCCTGCCTGCGCTGTGAGAGGTGCAGCAAGACTCTGGCTCCGGGCAGCCACgcagag CATGACGGCCAGCCGTACTGCCACAAACCGTGCTATGCTGTTCTCTTCGGGCCCAAAG GCGTGAACACTGGTGGTGTGGGCAGCTACATCTATGACAAGGAGCCCAGTGCAGTGACCGAGCCTTGA
- the crip2 gene encoding cysteine-rich protein 2 isoform X1, with protein MLPASVSGAERNTCCAVEKRARGRRESGRRSEQTKQITFTRPHNNMASKCPKCDKTVYFAEKVSSLGKDWHKLCLKCDRCNKLLNAGGHAEHDGRPYCHKPCYAALFGPKGVNIGGAGSYVYDTPANNNPSPTSVDSATKSEEKRVFAPKAASKAAGSITTFSGEANLCPRCSKRVYFAEKVTSLGKDWHRPCLRCERCSKTLAPGSHAEHDGQPYCHKPCYAVLFGPKGVNTGGVGSYIYDKEPSAVTEP; from the exons ATGCTCCCAGCTTCTGTGAGCGGAGCGGAGCGGAACACTTGCTGTGCTGTGGAGAAAAGGGCCAGAGGACGGAGAGAAAGTGGACGCCGCTccgaacaaacaaaacagatcaCTTTCACtcgaccccacaacaacatggCTTCAAAGTGCCCCAAGTGTGACAAGACCGTGTATTTCG CTGAAAAGGTGTCATCACTCGGGAAGGACTGGCACAAGTTGTGTCTCAAGTGTGACCGCTGCAACAAGCTCCTGAACGCTGGAGGCCACGCTGAG CACGATGGAAGGCCCTACTGCCACAAACCATGCTATGCTGCCCTCTTTGGGCCCAAAG GTGTGAACATTGGTGGAGCCGGCTCTTATGTGTACGATACTCCAGCCAACAACAACCCGTCTCCCACTAGTGTGGATTCAGCTACCAAATCTGAGGAGAAGCGAGTGTTCGCACCCAAGGCAGCGTCGAAAG CAGCTGGCAGCATCACCACTTTTTCTGGAGAGGCCAACCTGTGTCCCCGATGCAGCAAGAGGGTGTATTTTG CTGAGAAGGTGACATCACTGGGCAAGGACTGGCATCGACCCTGCCTGCGCTGTGAGAGGTGCAGCAAGACTCTGGCTCCGGGCAGCCACgcagag CATGACGGCCAGCCGTACTGCCACAAACCGTGCTATGCTGTTCTCTTCGGGCCCAAAG GCGTGAACACTGGTGGTGTGGGCAGCTACATCTATGACAAGGAGCCCAGTGCAGTGACCGAGCCTTGA